The following are encoded in a window of Carya illinoinensis cultivar Pawnee chromosome 15, C.illinoinensisPawnee_v1, whole genome shotgun sequence genomic DNA:
- the LOC122296431 gene encoding G patch domain-containing protein TGH-like isoform X3, with product MDSDGDDYVFYGTPIEREEEISSRKKKAVAESSGHLRNLPVWKQEVTDEEERRRFHGAFTERNWTVNHLGHLCSLIHLDLQLQNLLVNKLKRPSAIPGPVSDEIILPVTESIGVKLLLKMGWRHGHSIKDSNANSQYDARREACKAFLAFSSDDSKAQNLSLSRATLKVLQNGLLMMMFCHTKAHLRMARLRGLRILGPITSPLPLLQMVGRRTQAHTHPMTLTSSPTFAA from the exons ATGGACTCCGATGGAGACGATTACGTGTTCTATGGAACACCGATAGAGCGGGAGGAAGAAATCAGCAGCCGTAAGAAGAAAGCTGTGGCTGAGTCCTCTGGTCACCTCCGAAACCTCCCTGTTTGGAAGCAAGAG GTTACAGATGAAGAAGAGCGACGAAGATTTCATGGAGCATTTACAGAAAG GAATTGGACGGTCAATCATTTGGGACATCTATGCAGTTTGATACATTTGGATTTACAGCTGCAGAACTTGCTTGTAAACAAGCTGAAAAG GCCATCAGCTATTCCTGGGCCTGTTTCTGATGAAATAATTCTTCCAGTCACAGAGTCTATTG GTGTAAAATTGTTGCTGAAGATGGGATGGCGACATGGTCACTCAATTAAGGATTCCAATGCGAACTCACAATATG ATGCTCGGAGAGAAGCTTGTAAAGCTTTCTTGGCCTTTTCTTCTGATGATTCAAAAGCACAGAATCTGAGCCTGTCAAGGGCAACATTGAAAGTTCTACAAAACGGCCTGCTAATGATGATGTTCTGTCATACAAAAGCACACCT CAGGATGGCTAGGCTTAGGGGACTACGGATTTTGGGTCCAATTACCAGCCCATTACCGCTACTACAGATGGTGGGCAGGCGCACCCAAGCTCATACTCATCCCATGACACTAACGAGCTCTCCCACCTTTGCCGCCTGA
- the LOC122296431 gene encoding uncharacterized protein LOC122296431 isoform X2, whose protein sequence is MLWINIFVVDFLFSLPFILFFPIVTGVGGRWKKGGWMDKGSSPAPRHTDLGPCPWNAVADSRGQTPPNVGRGAGKELDGQSFGTSMQFDTFGFTAAELACKQAEKEQQQRPSAIPGPVSDEIILPVTESIGVKLLLKMGWRHGHSIKDSNANSQYDARREACKAFLAFSSDDSKAQNLSLSRATLKVLQNGLLMMMFCHTKAHLMARLRGLRILGPITSPLPLLQMVGRRTQAHTHPMTLTSSPTFAA, encoded by the exons ATGTTGTGGATTAATATATTTGTTGTggattttctcttttctttgccttttattttatttttcccgaTTGTGACAGGCGTGGGTGGTCGGTGGAAGAAGGGGGGGTGGATGGACAAGGGGTCTAGCCCTGCACCCCGGCATACCGACTTGGGGCCCTGCCCTTGGAATGCGGTGGCGGATTCCCGGGGGCAAACCCCCCCAAATGTGGGAAGGGGTGCGGGAAAG GAATTGGACGGTCAATCATTTGGGACATCTATGCAGTTTGATACATTTGGATTTACAGCTGCAGAACTTGCTTGTAAACAAGCTGAAAAGGAACAACAACAGAG GCCATCAGCTATTCCTGGGCCTGTTTCTGATGAAATAATTCTTCCAGTCACAGAGTCTATTG GTGTAAAATTGTTGCTGAAGATGGGATGGCGACATGGTCACTCAATTAAGGATTCCAATGCGAACTCACAATATG ATGCTCGGAGAGAAGCTTGTAAAGCTTTCTTGGCCTTTTCTTCTGATGATTCAAAAGCACAGAATCTGAGCCTGTCAAGGGCAACATTGAAAGTTCTACAAAACGGCCTGCTAATGATGATGTTCTGTCATACAAAAGCACACCT GATGGCTAGGCTTAGGGGACTACGGATTTTGGGTCCAATTACCAGCCCATTACCGCTACTACAGATGGTGGGCAGGCGCACCCAAGCTCATACTCATCCCATGACACTAACGAGCTCTCCCACCTTTGCCGCCTGA
- the LOC122296431 gene encoding uncharacterized protein LOC122296431 isoform X1, with protein MLWINIFVVDFLFSLPFILFFPIVTGVGGRWKKGGWMDKGSSPAPRHTDLGPCPWNAVADSRGQTPPNVGRGAGKELDGQSFGTSMQFDTFGFTAAELACKQAEKEQQQRPSAIPGPVSDEIILPVTESIGVKLLLKMGWRHGHSIKDSNANSQYDARREACKAFLAFSSDDSKAQNLSLSRATLKVLQNGLLMMMFCHTKAHLRMARLRGLRILGPITSPLPLLQMVGRRTQAHTHPMTLTSSPTFAA; from the exons ATGTTGTGGATTAATATATTTGTTGTggattttctcttttctttgccttttattttatttttcccgaTTGTGACAGGCGTGGGTGGTCGGTGGAAGAAGGGGGGGTGGATGGACAAGGGGTCTAGCCCTGCACCCCGGCATACCGACTTGGGGCCCTGCCCTTGGAATGCGGTGGCGGATTCCCGGGGGCAAACCCCCCCAAATGTGGGAAGGGGTGCGGGAAAG GAATTGGACGGTCAATCATTTGGGACATCTATGCAGTTTGATACATTTGGATTTACAGCTGCAGAACTTGCTTGTAAACAAGCTGAAAAGGAACAACAACAGAG GCCATCAGCTATTCCTGGGCCTGTTTCTGATGAAATAATTCTTCCAGTCACAGAGTCTATTG GTGTAAAATTGTTGCTGAAGATGGGATGGCGACATGGTCACTCAATTAAGGATTCCAATGCGAACTCACAATATG ATGCTCGGAGAGAAGCTTGTAAAGCTTTCTTGGCCTTTTCTTCTGATGATTCAAAAGCACAGAATCTGAGCCTGTCAAGGGCAACATTGAAAGTTCTACAAAACGGCCTGCTAATGATGATGTTCTGTCATACAAAAGCACACCT CAGGATGGCTAGGCTTAGGGGACTACGGATTTTGGGTCCAATTACCAGCCCATTACCGCTACTACAGATGGTGGGCAGGCGCACCCAAGCTCATACTCATCCCATGACACTAACGAGCTCTCCCACCTTTGCCGCCTGA
- the LOC122296431 gene encoding uncharacterized protein LOC122296431 isoform X6, which yields MRWRIPGGKPPQMWEGVRERCKPCLGVCFNMNMNWTVNHLGHLCSLIHLDLQLQNLLVNKLKRPSAIPGPVSDEIILPVTESIGVKLLLKMGWRHGHSIKDSNANSQYDARREACKAFLAFSSDDSKAQNLSLSRATLKVLQNGLLMMMFCHTKAHLRMARLRGLRILGPITSPLPLLQMVGRRTQAHTHPMTLTSSPTFAA from the exons ATGCGGTGGCGGATTCCCGGGGGCAAACCCCCCCAAATGTGGGAAGGGGTGCGGGAAAGGTGCAAACCCTGCCTTGGGGTTTGCTTTAATATGAACAT GAATTGGACGGTCAATCATTTGGGACATCTATGCAGTTTGATACATTTGGATTTACAGCTGCAGAACTTGCTTGTAAACAAGCTGAAAAG GCCATCAGCTATTCCTGGGCCTGTTTCTGATGAAATAATTCTTCCAGTCACAGAGTCTATTG GTGTAAAATTGTTGCTGAAGATGGGATGGCGACATGGTCACTCAATTAAGGATTCCAATGCGAACTCACAATATG ATGCTCGGAGAGAAGCTTGTAAAGCTTTCTTGGCCTTTTCTTCTGATGATTCAAAAGCACAGAATCTGAGCCTGTCAAGGGCAACATTGAAAGTTCTACAAAACGGCCTGCTAATGATGATGTTCTGTCATACAAAAGCACACCT CAGGATGGCTAGGCTTAGGGGACTACGGATTTTGGGTCCAATTACCAGCCCATTACCGCTACTACAGATGGTGGGCAGGCGCACCCAAGCTCATACTCATCCCATGACACTAACGAGCTCTCCCACCTTTGCCGCCTGA
- the LOC122296431 gene encoding uncharacterized protein LOC122296431 isoform X7, translating into MRWRIPGGKPPQMWEGVRERNWTVNHLGHLCSLIHLDLQLQNLLVNKLKRPSAIPGPVSDEIILPVTESIGVKLLLKMGWRHGHSIKDSNANSQYDARREACKAFLAFSSDDSKAQNLSLSRATLKVLQNGLLMMMFCHTKAHLRMARLRGLRILGPITSPLPLLQMVGRRTQAHTHPMTLTSSPTFAA; encoded by the exons ATGCGGTGGCGGATTCCCGGGGGCAAACCCCCCCAAATGTGGGAAGGGGTGCGGGAAAG GAATTGGACGGTCAATCATTTGGGACATCTATGCAGTTTGATACATTTGGATTTACAGCTGCAGAACTTGCTTGTAAACAAGCTGAAAAG GCCATCAGCTATTCCTGGGCCTGTTTCTGATGAAATAATTCTTCCAGTCACAGAGTCTATTG GTGTAAAATTGTTGCTGAAGATGGGATGGCGACATGGTCACTCAATTAAGGATTCCAATGCGAACTCACAATATG ATGCTCGGAGAGAAGCTTGTAAAGCTTTCTTGGCCTTTTCTTCTGATGATTCAAAAGCACAGAATCTGAGCCTGTCAAGGGCAACATTGAAAGTTCTACAAAACGGCCTGCTAATGATGATGTTCTGTCATACAAAAGCACACCT CAGGATGGCTAGGCTTAGGGGACTACGGATTTTGGGTCCAATTACCAGCCCATTACCGCTACTACAGATGGTGGGCAGGCGCACCCAAGCTCATACTCATCCCATGACACTAACGAGCTCTCCCACCTTTGCCGCCTGA
- the LOC122296431 gene encoding G patch domain-containing protein TGH homolog isoform X4, with product MLWINIFVVDFLFSLPFILFFPIVTGVGGRWKKGGWMDKGSSPAPRHTDLGPCPWNAVADSRGQTPPNVGRGAGKELDGQSFGTSMQFDTFGFTAAELACKQAEKEQQQRPSAIPGPVSDEIILPVTESIGVKLLLKMGWRHGHSIKDSNANSQYDARREACKAFLAFSSDDSKAQNLSLSRATLKVLQNGLLMMMFCHTKAHLIFLVG from the exons ATGTTGTGGATTAATATATTTGTTGTggattttctcttttctttgccttttattttatttttcccgaTTGTGACAGGCGTGGGTGGTCGGTGGAAGAAGGGGGGGTGGATGGACAAGGGGTCTAGCCCTGCACCCCGGCATACCGACTTGGGGCCCTGCCCTTGGAATGCGGTGGCGGATTCCCGGGGGCAAACCCCCCCAAATGTGGGAAGGGGTGCGGGAAAG GAATTGGACGGTCAATCATTTGGGACATCTATGCAGTTTGATACATTTGGATTTACAGCTGCAGAACTTGCTTGTAAACAAGCTGAAAAGGAACAACAACAGAG GCCATCAGCTATTCCTGGGCCTGTTTCTGATGAAATAATTCTTCCAGTCACAGAGTCTATTG GTGTAAAATTGTTGCTGAAGATGGGATGGCGACATGGTCACTCAATTAAGGATTCCAATGCGAACTCACAATATG ATGCTCGGAGAGAAGCTTGTAAAGCTTTCTTGGCCTTTTCTTCTGATGATTCAAAAGCACAGAATCTGAGCCTGTCAAGGGCAACATTGAAAGTTCTACAAAACGGCCTGCTAATGATGATGTTCTGTCATACAAAAGCACACCT tatttttttagtAGGTTGA
- the LOC122296431 gene encoding G patch domain-containing protein TGH homolog isoform X5: MLWINIFVVDFLFSLPFILFFPIVTGVGGRWKKGGWMDKGSSPAPRHTDLGPCPWNAVADSRGQTPPNVGRGAGKELDGQSFGTSMQFDTFGFTAAELACKQAEKEQQQRPSAIPGPVSDEIILPVTESIGVKLLLKMGWRHGHSIKDSNANSQYDARREACKAFLAFSSDDSKAQNLSLSRATLKVLQNGLLMMMFCHTKAHLVVFF; encoded by the exons ATGTTGTGGATTAATATATTTGTTGTggattttctcttttctttgccttttattttatttttcccgaTTGTGACAGGCGTGGGTGGTCGGTGGAAGAAGGGGGGGTGGATGGACAAGGGGTCTAGCCCTGCACCCCGGCATACCGACTTGGGGCCCTGCCCTTGGAATGCGGTGGCGGATTCCCGGGGGCAAACCCCCCCAAATGTGGGAAGGGGTGCGGGAAAG GAATTGGACGGTCAATCATTTGGGACATCTATGCAGTTTGATACATTTGGATTTACAGCTGCAGAACTTGCTTGTAAACAAGCTGAAAAGGAACAACAACAGAG GCCATCAGCTATTCCTGGGCCTGTTTCTGATGAAATAATTCTTCCAGTCACAGAGTCTATTG GTGTAAAATTGTTGCTGAAGATGGGATGGCGACATGGTCACTCAATTAAGGATTCCAATGCGAACTCACAATATG ATGCTCGGAGAGAAGCTTGTAAAGCTTTCTTGGCCTTTTCTTCTGATGATTCAAAAGCACAGAATCTGAGCCTGTCAAGGGCAACATTGAAAGTTCTACAAAACGGCCTGCTAATGATGATGTTCTGTCATACAAAAGCACACCT cgtagtatttttttag